A single region of the Malus sylvestris chromosome 8, drMalSylv7.2, whole genome shotgun sequence genome encodes:
- the LOC126631291 gene encoding probable LRR receptor-like serine/threonine-protein kinase At4g31250: MMAHIHKASYDHHHWLFMLVFLVLSYVASSSDPTEPAILLKFKSFLSNDSALDNWTNAKAPCNSTHNLWAGLLCNGDGNVYGLALTNMGLLGIIDIDTLMDLSALKTISFMNNSFEGPLPSVNKLSSLTSVYLSHNKFNGEIPDNFFVGMNSLKKIYLDGNEFTGKIPKSLADLTKIVEMDIRGNQFSGKLPNFPQNPNAWKTLNVSYNRLEGRIPAGLRVSNPSAFVGNPDLCGKPLAACKSLKKKVLLIIAIVVISVAAILFFIVVCLKRRRSAQSKQVTRVQNKLGANHDTGAMEVELAAEEENNNFKNNAERGGGELYFLKKDRNFELEELLRAPAEVLGSGSFGSSYKAGLLSGSMVVKRFKQMNQVRKDDFYDHMRRLGRLSHPNLLPLVAFYYRKEEKLLVHDFVANGSLASHLHAKREPGQPGLNWPTRLMIIKGVARGLAYLYKEFPGLTLPHGHLKSSNVLLDHNFNPLLAEYALIPLVNTDHAQKFMVAFKSPEFYHNERSLKKTDVWSLGILIFEMLTGKFPANYLQPGKRANADLAAWVNSVVREEWTGEVFDKDMKGTTNGEGEMLKMLKIGMCCCESSVERRWDWREVVDKIEELKERDGDEDYSSYASDGDVYSSRAISEDDFSFSVNA; this comes from the exons atgATGGCACATATTCACAAAGCATCATATGATCACCATCACTGGCTTTTCATGCTAGTTTTCTTAGTACTATCATACGTTGCTTCCTCTTCAGATCCGACCGAGCCAGCCATCCTCCTCAAGTTCAAGTCATTTCTATCCAACGACAGTGCTTTGGACAACTGGACTAACGCCAAAGCTCCCTGCAACAGTACGCACAACCTCTGGGCAGGTTTGCTTTGTAATGGCGACGGCAATGTGTACGGGTTGGCTTTAACAAACATGGGTCTCCTGGGGATAATCGATATAGACACACTTATGGATTTGTCTGCCCTGAAAACCATAAGCTTCATGAACAATAGCTTTGAAGGTCCTCTCCCTAGTGTGAACAAACTTAGTTCACTTACATCAGTTTACTTGTCGCACAATAAATTCAATGGTGAAATCCCAGATAATTTTTTTGTTGGCATGAATTCCTTGAAGAAAATTTATCTGGATGGGAATGAATTCACGGGTAAAATACCAAAATCGCTGGCTGATTTGACTAAGATTGTGGAAATGGATATTCGGGGAAACCAATTCAGTGGGAAACTACCAAATTTTCCGCAAAATCCAAATGCATGGAAGACTTTGAATGTGTCATACAACAGACTCGAGGGTCGTATTCCGGCAGGCCTGAGAGTTTCCAACCCAAGCGCTTTCGTCG GAAACCCAGACTTATGTGGGAAGCCACTGGCTGCATGCAAGTCCTTAAAGAAGAAAGTCCTTCTAATCATTGCCATCGTAGTCATCTCAGTTGCTGCAATCTTGTTCTTCATTGTAGTATGCCTCAAACGACGCCGTTCAGCACAATCAAAACAAGTGACAAGAGTACAAAACAAACTAGGGGCCAACCATGACACAGGCGCAATGGAGGTCGAATTGGCAGCCGAAGAAGAAAATAACAACTTCAAGAACAATGCTGAGAGAGGAGGAGGGGAGTTGTATTTTCTGAAGAAGGACAGAAATTTTGAGTTGGAAGAGTTGCTGAGGGCCCCAGCTGAGGTTTTGGGAAGTGGGTCCTTTGGGTCATCTTACAAGGCAGGGCTTTTGAGTGGGTCCATGGTTGTGAAGAGGTTTAAGCAAATGAACCAAGTGAGGAAAGATGACTTTTATGACCACATGAGAAGGCTTGGAAGGTTGTCACACCCTAATTTGCTCCCACTTGTTGCTTTCTATTATAGGAAAGAAGAGAAGCTCTTGGTTCATGATTTTGTTGCCAATGGAAGCTTGGCTAGTCATCTCCATG CTAAGCGAGAACCCGGGCAGCCGGGATTGAATTGGCCAACTCGGTTGATGATCATCAAAGGAGTGGCAAGGGGTTTGGCCTACCTCTACAAAGAGTTCCCCGGCCTAACGTTACCCCACGGTCACCTCAAGTCTTCCAACGTGCTCCTAGACCACAACTTCAATCCTCTCTTGGCAGAGTATGCCCTAATACCCCTAGTCAACACAGACCATGCCCAAAAGTTCATGGTGGCTTTCAAGTCCCCGGAGTTCTATCACAACGAACGCTCGTTAAAAAAGACCGATGTATGGAGCCTAGGCATACTCATCTTCGAAATGCTCACCGGAAAATTCCCAGCAAACTATCTCCAACCCGGGAAGAGAGCGAACGCGGACTTAGCTGCTTGGGTGAACTCAGTTGTGAGAGAAGAGTGGACGGGTGAAGTGTTTGACAAGGACATGAAGGGGACGACGAACGGAGAAGGTGAGATGCTGAAGATGCTGAAGATTGGGATGTGTTGCTGTGAGAGCAGTGTGGAGAGGAGGTGGGATTGGAGAGAAGTTGTGGACAAGATTGAAGAGTTAAAGGAGAGGGACGGTGACGAAGACTACTCATCTTATGCTAGTGATGGGGATGTGTACTCTTCTAGGGCTATTTCTGAGGACGATTTCTCTTTCTCTGTTAATGCTTGA
- the LOC126631180 gene encoding U-box domain-containing protein 35-like gives MWLPNNQVDKKEAGNGIVAVAIDRDKNSQCALKWAIDSLIKPGQSVLLIHVKVKHSIISQSHSLSNSTPRSNPNWDQQLVCKDPDPQTRELFLPFRVFCTRKNIQCRDLVLEDSDVTKALVEYVTQTAIEHLVVGASAKTGFLRFKASDIPGNISKAAPDFCNVYVVSKQKLQSRRAASRPAPAVSPLRNPARNHTTSPKSEPYVFPPSGNKGNEKPPEPPRQSHDEMDFFRSPFTRKGPNGKSYADLPMPDTDISFVSSGRPSIDRIFPAFYNENLDSGRVTPPRMSNSTEVDLNHSFESMQYFGRKSVDVSSSPPTFSSVSQDSDRLSSASMEDMEAEMRRLKLELKQTMEMYSTACKEALSAKQKAVELQRWKLEEERRLEEARLAEETAMAIVEKERAKSRAAIEAAEAAKRIAELEAQKRINAEMKALKEHEEKKKALSALQQSDVRYRKYSIEEIEAATEFFTESRKIGEGGYGPVYRCNLDHTPVAIKVLRPDAAQGRSQFNQEVEVLSSIRHPNMVLLLGACPEYGCLVYEYMANGSLEDRLLRRGNSPILSWQLRFKIAAEIGTGLLFLHQAKPEPLVHRDLKPANILLDRNYVSKISDVGLARLVPPSVADTVTQYRMTSTAGTFCYIDPEYQQTGMLGVKSDVYSLGIMFLQMITAKPAMGLTHHVERAIEKGTFEDMLDPSVPDWPVQDTLKFAKLALQCAELRRKDRPDLRKVILPELNRLRGIAEETMHPTLMAGGHSPSSEHSQVSVQLEGSEPETRSAES, from the exons atgtggCTACCCAATAATCAAGTGGACAAGAAGGAAGCAGGGAATGGGATTGTGGCAGTGGCAATAGACAGGGACAAGAACAGCCAATGTGCTCTCAAATGGGCAATTGACAGTCTCATCAAACCAGGCCAATCTGTTCTTCTCATCCATGTCAAGGTCAAGCATTCCATAATTTCTCAGTCGCATTCTCTTTCCAATTCCACCCCAA GAAGTAATCCAAATTGGGACCAACAGTTGGTATGCAAAGACCCTGATCCCCAAACCCGGGAATTGTTCCTTCCCTTTCGTGTTTTTTGCACACGTAAAAAT ATACAATGCAGAGACCTTGTACTAGAAGACTCAGATGTAACGAAAGCATTAGTTGAATACGTTACTCAAACTGCAATCGAGCATTTGGTTGTTGGTGCCTCAGCAAAAACCGGCTTTCTTAG ATTCAAAGCATCAGATATTCCAGGAAACATATCAAAGGCAGCACCAGACTTTTGCAATGTATATGTTGTGTCCAAGCAAAAACTCCAATCAAGGAGGGCAGCCTCACGTCCTGCCCCGGCTGTCTCACCCCTACGCAACCCAGCTCGTAACCACACCACAAGCCCAAAGTCAGAGCCGTACGTCTTCCCTCCTTCTGGTAACAAAG GAAATGAAAAGCCACCAGAACCACCACGTCAATCCCACGATGAAATGGACTTCTTCAG GTCTCCGTTTACTAGGAAAGGCCCGAACGGGAAGTCATATGCAGATCTCCCTATGCCGGATACTGACATATCTTTTGTTAGCTCTGGAAGGCCGAGCATTGACCGTATCTTCCCTGCATTTTATAACGAAAACCTAGATTCAGGAAGAGTCACCCCACCACGAATGTCCAACAGCACGGAAGTAGACTTGAACCACAGCTTTGAGTCTATGCAGTACTTTGGACGGAAGTCCGTGGATGTCAGCTCCTCTCCACCCACATTCTCTTCGGTTTCTCAGGATAGCGATAGGTTATCCTCTGCATCAATG GAAGACATGGAGGCTGAAATGAGAAGGCTAAAGCTGGAGCTCAAGCAAACTATGGAAATGTATAGCACTGCCTGTAAAGAGGCACTCTCGGCGAAGCAAAAG GCTGTAGAACTCCAGCGCTGGAAATTAGAAGAGGAAAGGAGATTGGAAGAGGCGCGGCTAGCTGAGGAAACCGCAATGGCTATTGTAGAAAAGGAGAGAGCTAAGTCCAGAGCAGCCATTGAGGCTGCTGAAGCAGCTAAGAGGATTGCAGAACTGGAAGCACAAAAAAGAATCAATGCAGAAATGAAAGCACTCAAAGAACACgaagagaaaaagaaggcaCTTAGCGCTCTGCAACAGTCCGATGTCAGGTATAGGAAGTACTCAATTGAAGAGATTGAGGCTGCCACGGAGTTCTTTACAGAATCCCGCAAGATTGGAGAAGGAGGTTACGGTCCTGTATATAGGTGTAATCTAGACCATACTCCTGTTGCAATTAAAGTTTTACGTCCAGATGCGGCACAAGGAAGATCACAGTTCAACCAAGAG GTTGAAGTATTGAGCTCTATACGGCATCCTAACATGGTTCTTCTGCTGGGAGCCTGCCCAGAGTACGGATGCTTGGTTTATGAGTACATGGCTAATGGGAGCTTGGAAGACCGTCTTCTTCGTAGAGGAAACAGTCCAATTCTCTCTTGGCAACTTAGATTTAAGATTGCAGCTGAAATTGGGACAGGCTTGCTATTCCTCCACCAAGCCAAACCAGAGCCACTAGTTCACCGTGACTTGAAGCCCGCTAACATCTTGCTTGACCGCAACTATGTGAGCAAGATCAGTGATGTTGGCTTGGCCAGGCTTGTGCCCCCATCTGTTGCTGACACCGTGACACAGTATCGCATGACATCAACAGCTGGCACGTTCTGCTACATAGATCCTGAATATCAGCAAACCGGAATGCTTGGTGTTAAGTCTGATGTGTACTCTCTTGGGATTATGTTTCTGCAAATGATCACCGCGAAGCCGGCAATGGGATTGACTCACCATGTTGAAAGGGCTATTGAGAAGGGGACTTTCGAAGATATGCTGGATCCATCAGTGCCAGATTGGCCGGTTCAAGACACATTGAAGTTTGCCAAGCTGGCTCTCCAGTGTGCAGAGTTGCGGAGAAAAGACAGGCCGGACCTTCGAAAGGTTATCCTGCCAGAACTTAACAGATTGAGAGGGATTGCTGAAGAGACAATGCACCCAACACTGATGGCTGGTGGTCATAGCCCCTCATCCGAACACAGCCAAGTTTCTGTACAGCTA GAGGGGAGTGAACCAGAAACAAGATCTGCTGAGAGCTAG
- the LOC126633457 gene encoding probable nucleoredoxin 3, whose protein sequence is MAVHSSNIATVLESEGVEFLLSGDTKVPLSSCNGKTVCLYFSANWCRPCKALTPQLVRLYEVLRLEGKEFEIIFISFDPNEEKFNEHFKCMPWLAVPFDANLHKRLSDMYCIDRIPSLISLSSDGLSIEEDLVGLIEDYGVDAFPFTNKRRVELKVADEAKREGGKIEELLTHQGRNHVLASDGREIQVSELVGKTVGLYFGAHWSPPCRAFTSKLIEAYEELMTSGDQDFEIILVSTDRDLKEFELNTSSMPWLAIPYQDKTRQDLCRIFDIKVIPALVLIGPNGKAISTNGKAMVSLHGAKAFPFTEARITELEAELRKEGEALPPQVKDLKHKHLLKLEMAKAYVCDYCQKQGRFWAFSCGVCDYDLHPNCVEKSL, encoded by the exons ATGGCAGTGCATAGCAGCAATATAGCAACCGTTCTCGAATCTGAAGGAGTTGAGTTTCTTCTGTCCGGTGACACAAAG GTACCGTTATCGTCATGTAATGGGAAGACAGTGTGCCTCTACTTCTCTGCAAATTGGTGTCGGCCTTGCAAGGCTCTTACCCCTCAGCTGGTGAGACTTTATGAAGTGCTTAGATTGGAAGGAAAAGAGTTTGAGATAATCTTCATCTCCTTCGACCCCAATGAGGAAAAGTTCAATGAACACTTCAAGTGCATGCCATGGCTGGCAGTGCCCTTTGATGCCAATCTTCATAAAAGATTGAGTGACATGTACTGCATAGATCGCATCCCATCACTCATTTCATTAAGTTCAGATGGATTATCCATTGAGGAAGACTTGGTTGGATTAATTGAAGACTATGGAGTTGATGCATTTCCATTCACTAACAAGAGAAGAGTAGAGCTAAAGGTCGCCGATGAAGCAAAGCGTGAAGGGGGAAAAATCGAAGAGTTGTTGACGCATCAAGGACGAAACCATGTCTTGGCTAGTGATGGCAGAGAG ATACAGGTGTCTGAACTTGTTGGTAAGACAGTAGGCCTTTACTTTGGTGCACACTGGAGCCCTCCTTGCCGTGCTTTTACTTCCAAACTCATAGAAGCATACGAAGAGCTCATGACATCCGGTGATCAAGACTTCGAAATCATCCTAGTCTCCACAGACCGAGACCTCAAAGAGTTTGAACTCAACACTAGTAGCATGCCATGGCTTGCCATACCCTACCAGGACAAAACAAGACAAGACCTTTGTAGAATCTTCGACATCAAAGTGATTCCGGCTCTGGTTCTGATAGGACCGAATGGGAAGGCGATTAGCACAAATGGGAAGGCCATGGTCTCCTTACACGGTGCCAAGGCCTTCCCGTTCACAGAAGCGAGGATCACAGAGCTCGAAGCAGAATTGAGAAAGGAAGGAGAGGCATTGCCTCCTCAAGTGAAGGACTTGAAGCATAAACATTTGCTTAAGTTAGAGATGGCCAAAGCATATGTGTGTGATTATTGCCAAAAACAGGGGAGGTTTTGGGCATTTTCTTGTGGTGTTTGTGATTACGATCTTCATCCAAACTGCGTAGAAAAATCGTTGTAA